The following are encoded in a window of Haliotis asinina isolate JCU_RB_2024 chromosome 14, JCU_Hal_asi_v2, whole genome shotgun sequence genomic DNA:
- the LOC137260803 gene encoding uncharacterized protein yields MSALLDKGGFHLRQWISNTPSVVADLYTEDQAASCERWLSLGEAGLTDGTLGLQWQCDSDVLGYRVKEISHDCLTMKVIYRILASQCDPLGYLTPFTARAKVIVQDLWKLNRGWGAPIVEGSQYEKWRSWENELPNTENVNLPRCYTPHHVDTTNSVQQLHIFLDASERVYGAVAFLRTLYQGKVYVSFVQARSRVAPKRQLSIPRLELSAALVGAQLADMLNRELTLPIERVTLWSISTTVLSWLKSDSCRYKVFVGTRVAEIQTLTNVADWRYVNTKDNPADDLTRGKTLEELANSSAWQNGPSVLQQSPDEWPPDLGMSSSIKDTSGEVKTTFCAVTMTESPTIPEVSKYSNWSKFVADTMQILNGAAKDTQVSFDWIKTEMFLFRKVRCDSSPEELSALQSHKKLPTDSRLAQLDPVYDTENNVIRVGGRLRRAESLNCDAQHPVVLDPHHQITQLIIKDFDGRLLHYGAERILAEIRRKFWILRGREAIRQHQRKCVTCRKSRAQPQLPKMSDLPPSRLRLYKPAFYSTGVDCFGPMTIKIGRRTEKRWGVIFKCMTTRAVHLDLLDSMSTDAFLMAFRRFVARRGKPHELLSDCGSNFKGAERELRETWLTMEPSLTSQLAGCNVKFQFNPPYAPQFGGVWKREIRSVKDGLKVALGDQSVTESVLQTVLVEVEGILNSKPLGYVSTDAKDVDPITPNILLMGRRDASLPQVVYPADELLGRKRWRHSQVLAAQFWKHFVKYYLPTLQVRQKWRGDKPNHNNLECNDVVIIADPQTVRSLWQVGRVCRTYPGDDGRVRSATVLVGDQEVTRPVTRLIRLPECTDSDVK; encoded by the coding sequence ATGAGTGCTTTGCTGGATAAAGGCGGATTCCACCTCAGGCAGTGGATTAGCAACACACCCTCAGTTGTGGCTGATCTATatacagaggaccaggcagccAGTTGTGAACGTTGGCTCAGTCTTGGTGAAGCAGGACTTACAGATGGAACCTTGGGACTCCAGTGGCAATGTGACAGTGATGTGCTTGGATATAGGGTCAAGGAAATTAGCCATGATTGCCTCACCATGAAAGTCATATATCGAATCTTGGCAAGCCAGTGTGACCCCTTGGGATATTTAACTCCTTTCACAGCAAGAGCAAAGGTCATTGTCCAAGATCTGTGGAAATTGAACAGAGGCTGGGGTGCACCTATTGTGGAGGGAAGTCAATATGAGAAGTGGCGTTCATGGGAAAATGAGCTACCAAACACTGAGAACGTGAATCTACCTCGATGTTACACGCCTCATCATGTTGATACCACGAATTCAGTTCAACAGCTACATATCTTCTTGGATGCCTCGGAGCGTGTGTATGGAGCAGTTGCCTTCCTTAGGACATTGTATCAAGGAAAGGTTTATGTCAGCTTTGTACAAGCCAGATCCAGAGTTGCTCCAAAACGTCAGCTTTCCATACCTCGACTTGAACTCTCAGCAGCACTGGTGGGAGCACAACTTGCAGACATGCTAAACAGAGAACTTACCTTACCTATTGAAAGAGTCACCTTGTGGAGTATTTCAACAACAGTGCTGTCTTGGCTGAAATCTGATTCGTGCAGATATAAAGTATTTGTTGGAACCAGGGTTGCAGAGATTCAAACTCTGACCAACGTTGCAGATTGGCGATATGTGAACACGAAAGATAACCCTGCTGATGATCTTACTAGAGGCAAGACACTGGAGGAGCTTGCAAATTCTTCCGCTTGGCAGAATGGTCCATCCGTCCTTCAACAATCACCAGATGAGTGGCCGCCTGACCTAGGAATGAGTAGCTCCATCAAGGACACAAGCGGTGAAGTGAAGACTACGTTTTGCGCAGTTACCATGACTGAAAGCCCAACAATTCCAGAAGTGAGCAAGTACAGTAACTGGAGCAAGTTTGTGGCAGATACCATGCAGATCCTTAATGGGGCGGCCAAAGACACACAAGTATCGTTTGACTGGATCAAAACAGAGATGTTCTTATTTCGTAAGGTCCGGTGTGACTCCTCTCCAGAGGAACTCAGTGCACTTCAGTCTCATAAGAAGTTACCAACCGACAGTCGACTGGCTCAGTTGGATCCTGTTTATGATACTGAAAACAATGTTATCCGTGTTGGGGGGAGACTGCGGAGAGCAGAATCTCTGAATTGTGATGCTCAACATCCTGTTGTATTGGATCCTCATCATCAGATCACTCAACTTATAATCAAAGACTTTGATGGAAGACTGTTGCACTATGGTGCTGAGCGAATTTTGGCCGAAATCCGGCGAAAATTCTGGATTCTACGTGGCAGAGAAGCCATTCGTCAACATCAGCGTAAATGTGTCACCTGCAGAAAGAGCCGAGCTCAACCTCAACTTCCCAAAATGAGTGACCTACCTCCTTCACGGTTACGTTTGTACAAACCTGCCTTTTACTCCACAGGAGTAGATTGTTTTGGTCCAATGACAATCAAGATAGGACGGCGCACAGAGAAAAGATGGGGAGTGATCTTCAAGTGCATGACAACACGTGCAGTACATCTCGATTTACTAGACAGTATGAGTACAGATGCCTTCCTAATGGCGTTCCGGCGCTTTGTGGCTCGTCGTGGCAAGCCCCATGAACTCCTCTCAGATTGTGGCAGCAATTTCAAAGGTGCAGAACGAGAGCTGCGAGAAACTTGGTTGACCATGGAACCAAGTCTGACTAGCCAACTAGCTGGGTGCAATGTAAAGTTTCAGTTTAATCCTCCATATGCTCCTCAGTTCGGTGGAGTGTGGAAGAGGGAAATCAGGTCTGTCAAGGATGGACTGAAGGTGGCCTTGGGTGATCAGTCAGTAACGGAATCTGTGCTTCAGACAGTGCTAGTCGAGGTTGAAGGAATACTCAATTCAAAGCCACTAGGCTATGTGTCTACTGATGCCAAGGATGTTGACCCTATAACTCCTAACATTCTCTTGATGGGACGTAGAGACGCATCCCTTCCTCAGGTAGTGTACCCTGCTGATGAGCTTCTTGGTCGGAAGAGGTGGCGCCACAGCCAAGTGTTGGCAGCTCAATTCTGGAAACACTTTGTGAAATATTACCTACCAACCCTACAGGTGCGACAGAAGTGGCGAGGAGATAAACCCAACCACAACAACTTGGAGTGTAATGATGTTGTCATAATAGCAGACCCTCAGACCGTTCGATCCTTATGGCAGGTAGGAAGAGTATGCAGGACTTATCCAGGTGATGATGGGAGGGTTCGTTCTGCAACTGTCCTTGTGGGAGACCAGGAAGTCACCAGACCGGTGACCAGACTCATACGCTTGCCAGAATGTACTGACAGTGATGTCAAGTGA
- the LOC137260804 gene encoding uncharacterized protein: MANVENQVEQVVFKTEKTNQEVNPSTLHSVHSVMPVPYEKETCVKRDEPSLPPNFPNIATKPFQSAPVHPSSGDTSLGPQTYGPPSFPHGQSPPMIPNMTELLISSSYGIPRPTLPLFNNEKEKDFAILKMDLDTLVNVHTHLTEQYKYQLLLDRLGGRAKRLAEAYIYAPQPYSEAFEALKNKYGQPRQLVQGELGAISSMPFVTFGDNEAFENFALAVHSLVGMLKSLDGESCAELQCGSHVDKLLSKLPVSLRDSFIEHCIKTGVIGEHSSQTYTLSQFSYWLQIKSLSGQVTSSYHNDDNRSGSGNKPLNIGRFRRVPPRRNEPTMMTSFHTRSDSRNPSTRAPTSSTVSTDETKMMTNFRAYCPYCSSSEHYLNSCKEFEKLSLDEIVRWMKEGNRCSKCARTHKPVDCTLRKVCHTCQELHLTVLHDAVKAQTNKVYSVMTEKPAVYVDQPSKPCSVMLKVVKVVLHGPGGQMETYAVLDDGSQRTMILTSTAERPKLCGRTDEILLSTIWHESYRCTGKSVNLSISPGDSPQIQYPISNAFTSPSLCLSEYTYPVKDLQIRWPHLRDYPLPSIYNAQPVILIGSDYADLILPQEPVHFGPKGAPVAVHTRLGWSLQGQADMHLPRMSQTVEQCLLTSSVHRDPELWSNVEKLWQIDAVPNGTKDVTRSKQDKQALETLETFTERVEMYEVVRYATPLLRIKNGVSLNATEESVKHNLIRTERRLQSNPELAHVHKEEIQKLVDAGYVKIISPEEAGKSAESWYIPHHIVQHNGKNRLVFNCSYSYEGRTLNENLLPGPQLGSSLIGVLLRFRQHRVAISGDIKAIFHQVRLLPKDRPLLRFIWRDMDQTVPPNIYE, encoded by the coding sequence atggcaaatgttgAAAACCAGGTTGAACAAGTTGTTTTCAAAACTGAGAAGACTAACCAAGAGGTGAATCCTTCCACTCTGCATTCTGTTCACAGTGTCATGCCTGTACCATATGAGAAGGAAACTTGTGTGAAACGGGATGAGCCATCCTTGCCACCGAATTTCCCAAACATAGCCACTAAACCATTCCAAAGTGCTCCAGTTCACCCTTCTTCTGGGGACACATCCCTTGGACCCCAAACTTATGGTCCACCAAGTTTCCCTCATGGACAAAGTCCACCTATGATACCAAACATGACTGAACTATTGATTTCCTCGTCATATGGGATTCCACGACCTACTTTGCCTTTGTTCAACAACGAGAAGGAAAAGGACTTTGCCATTCTCAAAATGGACCTGGATACTCTGGTCAATGTCCATACTCATTTAACTGAACAGTACAAATACCAGTTGTTGCTTGATAGGCTGGGTGGCAGAGCTAAACGTTTAGCAGAGGCATACATTTATGCACCACAGCCTTACTCTGAAGCCTTTGAAGCCCTCAAGAATAAGTACGGTCAGCCTCGTCAGTTAGTTCAAGGAGAGCTTGGAGCAATTTCGAGTATGCCCTTTGTAACGTTTGGAGATAATGAGGCATTTGAGAACTTTGCCCTTGCTGTACATTCCCTGGTTGGGATGCTGAAATCTCTGGATGGTGAGAGTTGTGCAGAGTTACAGTGTGGTTCTCATGTGGACAAACTGTTGAGTAAGCTACCAGTGAGCTTAAGAGATAGTTTCATTGAACATTGCATCAAGACAGGTGTGATAGGAGAGCACTCAAGTCAAACCTACACTCTTTCTCAGTTTAGTTATTGGCTTCAGATTAAATCTCTATCTGGTCAAGTCACCTCATCATATCATAATGATGACAACCGATCAGGCAGTGGCAACAAACCCTTGAACATAGGTCGATTCAGACGAGTACCACCAAGGAGAAATGAACCAACAATGATGACCAGTTTCCATACACGATCTGACTCACGAAACCCAAGTACCCGTGCTCCTACATCTAGTACAGTAAGTACGGATGAGACAAAGATGATGACCAACTTCAGAGCCTACTGCCCTTACTGCTCTTCCTCAGAACACTATTTGAACTCTTGTAAGGAGTTTGAGAAACTATCATTGGATGAAATTGTCAGATGGATGAAAGAAGGGAACCGATGCTCAAAGTGTGCACGTACTCACAAACCGGTAGACTGTACACTCAGGAAAGTGTGCCACACCTGCCAAGAACTGCACTTGACTGTACTCCATGATGCTGTTAAAGCCCAAACTAACAAagtatattcagtcatgacagaGAAACCAGCAGTTTATGTTGATCAACCCTCCAAACCATGCTctgttatgttaaaagttgtgaaAGTTGTCCTACATGGCCCAGGTGGTCAGATGGAAACATACGCTGTCCTGGATGATGGATCACAGCGAACTATGATTTTGACATCAACTGCAGAAAGGCCTAAACTCTGTGGTAGAACGGATGAAATCCTCCTGTCAACAATCTGGCATGAATCTTACCGTTGTACAGGGAAGAGTGTCAACCTTTCCATATCGCCAGGTGACTCGCCACAGATTCAGTATCCAATATCAAATGCGTTCACCTCACCTTCACTTTGCCTGTCAGAGTACACTTATCCAGTGAAGGATTTGCAGATCAGATGGCCACATTTGAGAGATTATCCTCTACCCTCCATCTACAATGCACAGCCTGTGATCCTGATTGGCTCGGATTATGCAGACCTAATTCTCCCACAGGAGCCTGTGCACTTTGGACCCAAGGGAGCACCGGTCGCTGTACATACGCGACTAGGCTGGTCTTTACAAGGTCAAGCAGACATGCACTTACCACGGATGTCACAGACAGTTGAGCAGTGTCTACTCACTTCCAGTGTTCACCGTGATCCTGAGCTTTGGAGTAATGTTGAGAAACTGTGGCAGATTGATGCAGTTCCCAATGGAACAAAGGATGTGACCAGGTCAAAGCAGGACAAGCAAGCCTTGGAAACTTTAGAGACATTCACAGAAAGAGTTGAGATGTATGAAGTAGTGCGATATGCTACCCCCTTGCTAAGGATTAAAAATGGAGTTTCCCTTAATGCCACAGAAGAATCTGTTAAGCATAATCTCATCCGTACAGAAAGGAGACTTCAGTCAAATCCTGAACTAGCTCATGTGCACAAGGAAGAGATTCAGAAGTTGGTAGATGCAGGTTACGTGAAGATTATCAGCCCGGAAGAGGCAGGGAAAAGTGCTGAATCTTGGTACATTCCACATCATATTGTGCAACACAATGGAAAGAATCGTTTGGTGTTCAATTGCTCGTACAGCTATGAAGGCAGAACCCTGAATGAGAATTTACTTCCTGGGCCTCAACTTGGATCGTCCCTGATTGGAGTCTTACTGCGTTTCAGACAGCATCGCGTAGCAATCTCAGGTGACATAAAGGCCATATTCCACCAAGTGCGACTACTGCCAAAGGATCGACCCTTACTACGATTCATCTGGCGTGACATGGATCAGACAGTTCCACCAAACATTTATGAATGA